Genomic DNA from Anaerolineales bacterium:
GGACGCCAGTGGGATCATCGCCGCTGCCTTTGATCAGCGTGACCGCTACAAAGATATTTGGCGCGTCGCTCTCATCAAGTGTCAGCTTGTAGGTATAGCTCCCCTCAAATTGAATCACCTCACTGCGGCGGATAGTGAGCCGTTCTACGGTCACGAGCGCGGTGACCTTGCCCGCAAAAGGTGAGGGAATCAGGATTTCAGCCGTTTCGCCGGGTTTGTACTCGCTTTTGCGATCCGCGATCAGGGTGATTTTCTTATCATTCTCATCGGTCGCAATCGGATTCGGTCCCGACACCCAGACACTGATCGTCGTCTTGGCAAGACGCTCACGGGCATCGCGGCTGGTCACGGCGATTTCAAAGACGCCGGCATTAGCAGGGGTAAAGGTGTAATCAACCTTGCCCTCTCCATCCGTCGTGAGCGCTGTCTCGCTGACGGGGATGATCTCTTGCTTCCAACTCAGTGTTTTGGGGTCTTGTGTCCAGCGCCGTTCGCTGATGGTCACTGTAATCGGTTGGTTGGGGAAGGGTTCACTTTGCCAACCAACACTGGTGATCGTCATCTCAAAGGGCGATCCCGCCTCTCCGAGGTACTTTTTGGGCTGGATACCGAGGTAAAGCAGCGCCGGGTGGACGGTCACGGTGGTTCGTCCAGAGACGGTTTGCCCACTCACGTCGTAGGCATTCGCCTCAATCGTGAAGCTCTGCGCGGCGGTATCCCCGGCAAGATCGGCGGGGAGTTCGATCACAAACTGCCCATTACCGTCCAATGTCCCTGAGCCGCTGCCCACATTGCGTTGGTAAACCCAACCGCGTCCATACGGATCGCCAAAGTCGAACAGCCCGCGCCCTCGGTAGCCGAAGAACGTGCTGTTGGCAATCGCGTTCCAGGTTAGCGCTCCGCCGGACACCGCCCCGCCAAAGAGGAACTTGGCATCAACGGTGACTTTGATTGTCTCTCCGGCAACGTATTCTGTCTTATCCGCCGCCGCTGTCACCAAAAATTCCGGCGGGCGGAACTCTGCCACTTGGAAGGAGAGATAGCCGTATTCGTTGCCTTTCCAGTAAACCTGAATGCTGTAGTAGCCAAGCGGCGCTTCCCCTTGCGGAAGGAGGTCAAACTGCCCACTGAACGCGCCATACTCGTTGAGGATAACGTCCTTGCGGTTCACCTCGTTTCCGTTCGGGTCATTGATGGTGAGCGTGATCTTTTCCCCCGCCGGAACGGTATACGTCACATCGTCTTGCCCACGCACAATACCCCGGTAGTAAACAGGACGCCCCGGACGGTAGATTGGCTGGTCGGTATACAGGTAGATATTGCTCTTGCGCAGGCTGTAATCTGCCGGCTGCTCAAAATTCCATGCCTCGGCATCGCCCGACCACCCCGTGTTCGAGATACTAAAGACATCCCCGCCCGTTGCAACAACCCAATAGAAACGGTAGTCATTGGGCGTGGTGGGGGCTTTTATCCGGGCAATACCCGTTTCGTCCGTCGTCCCCGTGCCAGCAACCTGTCCACCAGCATTGTAGTAAAGCTGAACGGTCACATTCGGCAGCGGCAGCCCCGTCTTTAGATCGGTAACGAATGTCGTGGTGTTGCCGTAGACATCCATCTTCGTCACGAGGTTCGCCGTCGCCACCACAAGGATCGTCTTCGATGGCTGCTGGATGGGACTCTGCAAGAAGCGGGCAAACTGGGGCGAATTCGCTTCAAGGTAGTAGATACCCGCTGGCAGAGCGTCCTCGTTTTCGGCAAGGGGGATGCTGTAGGAGGCGGGTTTGTTCTTCTCTGTCCCCGTCTTGAACGTCCATTGGCGGGTGAGGCGCGGCGGCGTGTAGTTGGAAAGGTTGACGCCGCGATAGCTATCGCCTATGGCAACCAATTCAGCGGGCGTGAGCATTGCCAACTTCAGATCAATCTGATCGACATTCACCGATGAGGTCAGGATGCGCGTCAGTGACTTATAGGCGCTGGTCAGGTTGATCTGATCGCGCAGGGCAAGGCGCATATAGGGAAGGTAATCTTGGGTGGTGAAGCCAAAGATGAATGACTCGTTGATCGTGTTGCCGTAAAGGTCTTTCGCGCCAGGGGCAAGGGTGATTGTATAGCGCGTTGACGCAGCAGCAGCAAAGTTGATGTAGAGCGAGTCATAGCTTGGCGAGAGGGTGAACTCGGTTGGGGGATCAATGGTGATCTTGCCGGCGAAACTCTCGCGATCCATCGGCGTGTTGAAGTAAATCGCCGCGCCGCTGCCGGGATAGACCTGATCAAAGGGGCGGGGACTCACATCGCGCACCTTTGGGTAGGGGTAGGTGCTGAAGTTTTCGGTGCGTGGGTTCGTCAGCGTCGCTTCGCCGCTGGCGCTTTTTGCCACCCCTGTTACCGTGATTTGGTAGGGTGTTTCAAGACTAAGTAGCGAACTTGGCTTGAACACGATCACGCTGTCGTTCGATTCAAAGCGGAGCGCCCCGGCAACATCAACCCCCGTTTGGGCGTTGCGAAGGGTGAAGGCGGATCGCACGCTGTCGCGGTTCATCGGCTGGTTAAAGCTCACCTGAATCTCACGATCCAGAGCCACTATCTCCCCGCCGTAGGGATATATGCTAAGGATTTGCGGGCGCACCGTGCGGAAGGTCCACGAATAGCCTTCCGTCATCGGGCTGCCGTCCACATCCTTCAGATCGCCGCTGACGGTGACGGTGTATTCTGTGCCACCGGCAAAGGCTGGATCAGGGGTGAAGGTGTAGATTGCCGTGCCAAGCCATTCTCCCTTGCCCGTCACCGCCGGAGAAAAGGTCAGCGGTTGGGGAAGGTTTTTCTGATCGCCCGTCGTCACTAGGGGGACTACCGGACGGTCAAAAACGACGGTGATTGTCGCCTCGGCTTCTACTTCGGTGGCTTTTGGGGAGGGAATCACCTGACTCACGCTGAGGTTAGGGGCAACCTGAAAGGTGAAGGCTGCCGTATCCCCAAGCGCCACGCCCGCTGCTGATTGTGCGGCGGCGTCGATGCGCACGGTGTATTCAGCACCGCGTTGGAGTGCGCCAGTCGGATCGAATTGGAGGGTGGAATCATCTTTCCACGTCAGCGCTCCCTCAAGGGTAGGGATCGTATAAAAGGCGGCTTCGACGCTCCGTTTGTCCATCACCTGATCGAAGGTGATTTCAATCGTGGCGTCAGGACCAACCACCTCGCGGCGGGCGGGGTAGGTATTGATGATGCGCGGGGCGTTCGTTTCGCCCTCGCTGCGGGCGGTGAGCGTGGCGGGGAGTATCAATCCAACCACAATCACTACAAGGATTAATTTACGGAAAAAGGGGTGCATGTCCTGTCCTCGTTTCGTCTCCTGCACGGTGACCTAAAATCATTGTAGTACAAGTCCTGAGACGAAGGACGCTCCCAAAATGTTCCCATCCGCTTCCCTTAACCTTATGCACAGCCCTGACCTTGCGCAGTGGGCTGAGGGGGCGACAGCAGCGTTTACCCTCATTCCCCCCTACGACCCGCCTTCGGCGTGTACCTGCTCCGCCCTCATGCGGGCAAAAGGGAAATTGAGACTCTGATGGGTAACCCTCTCACACGACCCACTCTGGGGGTGTGGGGGGACGCCCCCCACACAATAATCCCCCTTCTCTCCCACGATGTGGGAGAGAAGGGGGCAGGGGGATGGGAGGGCTGTCGCTATCGTCTATGACGTGGTGTCGCCCCCTCAGCCCTCGAAATGAGGAGAACTGCCTAACCTCTCAAAACTTCCCTCTTGCCAAAATTTATTCGTATCCGTATCATTTGCATTCAAATCATTTGCCTGCGAAAGGATATTCATGACTGAGGAGGAACTACGCGCCATAGCGTTAGATGTACGCTTGTTGATGGTCATTAGTCTGAAGATGATGGGGCGAGACATGGACAGCCGCCTAGAAGAATACCGCGTCCCCGTCAGCGGCTTAGGGATCGGCGTGATCGGAATGTTGGAGCATTACCAACACTGCGCCGTGAACGAGATTAGCCGGAACATGCTGCTGACTTCGGCAACGCTCATCCCCGTCTTGGATGGTTTAGCGAAAAACGGTTACATCAGCCGCGAGCGCGACCCCCAAGACCGCCGCCGCGTATTGGTTTCTTTGACAGATAAGGGACGCAAGCTAATCCGTATTGTCCATGATATGTACACAAACAATGCGCTAGTGAAAACGATTCAGGCGATGGGTGGAGAGAAATGCCGCATCTTCATCAGCCTTTTGGATGAGTTTTCACAGCACATGTCCGAACACAGCGATTCGGGCGAGTTCTATCATAATTTCCAACAAAATCACCCCCTGAAAACCCGCCTAGAGGCGGATAAACCAACGACGGAAAACACAGGAGAGTAGGGCTATTATGCAAGGGTCTATGGCAGGGATGCCCTCGCGTGGCGCACGCGGGAAGCGCCCTAAGGGGAAGGGCGGACTCCGGCGGGCAATTGCCTATTTAGGGCGGCAGCGCCGCATCGCGTTTTATGCCTATGGAGCATTGGTGGTTGCTACTCTTGCTCAGCTTGTTGTGCCGCAGCTTGTCCAGAACATGACCGATACCATCACACGGGGCAGCACGGCAAACACCATTTTGGGGTTGCCCTCACTGGCGCAGGGAATTGCTGCCAACGCCGCCGGTACCACGATTGATCAATTAAAATTGGACGCCGCCAACGCGCCGAATTTCTTGATCACCGCCGCGCTGATCGTTGTTATTTTTGCCGCTGTGCGCGGTATCTTCTCCTTTATTCAGTCCTTCATGGGAGAGCGCACCTCGCAAGGCATTGCCTTTGACTTGCGAAACGAAATCTTCAGCAAGATTCAAACGCTCTCCTTCAGCTACTATGACCGCAACCAAACGGGGCAGTTGATGATCCGCGCCACCGACGACGTGGAAAAGGTGCGCTTGTTCATTGCCCAGGGGCTTGTCCTCGCCGCTCAGTCGATTCTGCTGCTGGTGGCCACGCTGATCATCCTTTTTGTGACAAACTGGCGGCTGACGCTCTCCATCCTGTGGATTCTGCCTGTCGCCTTTGTCCTGTTTGGGATTTTTGGCGCGGTCAGCACACCGCTCTTTGTCCAAGTTCAGATGCGCATCTCGAACCTGAACACCATCCTTCAAGAAAACCTAGCCGGAATCAAGATTGTCAAAGCCTTTGCCCGCGAAAAGTACGAGCAAAAGCGCTTCAACGTCTCTGTTGAGTCCGTCATGCGGCAGCAGTTGAAAGTGAGCCGGACGTTCTCCTTCTTGTTCCCGTTGGTCTTTCTTTTGGCGCAGATCGGGCAGGCGGTGATCATTCACTCTGGCGGTATCCAAATCATCAGCGGCACGCTGACGATAGGCGGCTACCTCAGTTTCAGCCTGTACCTTGCCTACATCTTCTTCCCCGTTGGTCAGTTGGGGTTCATCATCTCCCTCATGGCGCAGGCGTCCGCCTCGGCTGACCGGATTTTCGAGATTTTGGATGCCAAGAGCGATGTCACCGATAAGCCGAACGCTTCCGAACTCCCCCAAATCAAGGGCGATGTCACCTTCAAGAACGTCACCTTCCGCTACTTCAGCAGCAGCGAGGCAGTCTTAGGCGGTGTCAGTTTTGAGGCAAAAGCGGGGCAGACTATTGCCCTTCTGGGGGCGACGGGCAGCGGCAAGACGACGATCATCAACCTGATCCCGCGCTTTTACGATGCCACCGAAGGGCAGGTCTTGATCGATGGCTACGATGTCCGTGATGTGGTGCTGGAAACACTCCGCGAACAGATCGGGATCGTCCTCCAAGAGACAAACCTGTTCAGTGGCACAATCCGCGACAACATCGCCTTTGGGCGTCCGAACGCCACCTTAGACGAAGTGACAGCTGCCGCCAAAGCCGCTGCTGCCCACGACTTCATCATGGGCTTTCCCGAAGGGTATGATACGCCTGTGGGCGAGCGAGGGGCGACACTCTCTGGCGGGCAAAAACAGCGCATCGCTATTGCCCGCGCCTTGCTCTTGAATCCGCGATTGCTCATTCTGGACGACTCGACCAGCAGCGTCGATATGGTCACCGAATACAAAATTCAAAAGGCATTGGACAACCTGATGAAAGGGCGGACGAGCTTTGTCATTGCCCAACGGATCAGCACCGTCCTAAACGCCGATTTGATCCTCGTCCTCGACAAGGGGAAGGTCGTCGCCAGTGGGAAGCATGAAGACCTCATGGAAACCAGTGAACTCTACGCCGATATTTATCAGTCACAGCTTGTGGGCGATGCCGAAGTTGACGAAGCCGCCCTCGAAGCCGCGACTCTAGCGCAAGGGGAGGGTAAGTAGCTCCTATGATGGGAGGGTTAGACGGCGCACGCCGTCTCATGGAACGCGATGTGATCAAACCGAAGAACGTCGGGACAACCATCCGTCGTTTCGTGGGGTACATCGGCAAACAATGGGTAAACCTGATTATCGTTGTTGTGCTGATCGTGTTTGCGGCGTGGACGCAAGTCACCGCCCCCGATTTGATTGGGCAGGCGATTGACTGCTACGTGTTCGTTCGCCCGCAAAGCAGCGGCACATCGGCTTGTTGGTATGCCGCCGAGGATTCTCGCGCTATTGATGCCCGTGTCCAAGCCGATGCCAGCATTCCCGATGCCCAGAAGCAGGATGCAGCCAACAGCGCCAAAATTCAAGGGTTGGGCAGCATTGCCTTGCTCTTGGTGGGGTTGTTCATCGCCGCCTCGGTGGTGAATGGCGCAGCCTTTTACCTTATGGCGCGGACGGGGCAGCACGCCCTCGCCGGAATCCGCCGCGATCTGTTCAAGCACATGCACGAACTCTCTATCGGCTATTACGCCGAAAACGAGGCGGGCAATCTCATGAGCCGTGTCACCAGCGATACGGATACCATTCAGCAGGTTTTGAACTTCGCCCTGCTCAGCGTCTTTAGCGGCTTGCTACTGATGACTTGGATTGGGATTAAGATGCTCAACGCGAACGTCCCCTATGCCTTGCTCAGTTTGGCAATTGTCCCCCTAATGATCTGGGCGACCAGTTATTTTTCGGGGCAGGCACGGCGTGCCTTCCGCAAAAGCCGCGAGGTGATGGGCAGCGTCAATGCCGACCTTCAAGAGAGCATCTCCGGCGTCCGCGAATCACAGGCGTTCAACCGCGAACGCGAGAATATCGCGCAGTTCCAGCGGGTGAACGCCCAAAACCGTGATGCAAACGTCCGCGCCGCCAGTTTCACCGCCGCCCTGACGCCCGTCCTAGAGGCGCTTGGCTATGTGGCAATCGGCGTCGTAGTTGTTGTTGGTGGGCTGTCTGTCCTCCGCAACGAGCCGCTCCTCGGCGCGACAACGATCACCTTAGGGACGGTCTTTGCCTTCGTCCAATATGTTCAGCGCTTCAACCAACCGATCCAGCAAATCGCTATCTTGTGGACGAACATCCAAAGCGCGATTGCCGGTGCGGAACGGATTTTCAACCTGATCGACACTCCCGCTGAGATCACCGATAAGCCGAACGCCAAGCCGATCCCAGAGATCAAGGGCGATGTCGTCTTTGAGAATGTCACCGCTGAGTACAAACAAGGCGAACCCGTCTTGCGTGGGGTGAGCTTTGCCGCCAAGCCCGGCGAATCAATTGCCATTGTCGGACCCACCGGCGCGGGCAAGACGACGATCATCAATCTGATCCCCCGTTTCTATGATGTAACGGGCGGGCGGGTGACCATTGATGGGCTTGATGTGCGCGATGTCGATAGCGAAAGCCTCCGTTCCCAAATCGGAATCGTCTTGCAAGACAGCTTTCTGTTCAGCGATACGATCTTGAACAACATCCGTTATGGGCGCTTGGATGCCACCGATGAGGAAGTGATCGAGGCGGCGAAACTCGTCAGCGCCGACACCTTCATCGAGCGCCTACCCGAAAAATATCACACCGTTCTGGGTGAACGCGGCGGTGGGCTAAGTCAGGGGCAGCGGCAATTGATCAGCATCGCCCGCGCCGCCCTGAAGAACCCGCGCATCCTGATTTTGGATGAGGCAACCTCCAGCGTGGATACCCGTACCGAAAAGCTCATCCAACGGGCGTTGGAGAAGCTTCTGGCGGGACGGACGGCGTTTATCATTGCCCACCGCCTCAGCACGATCCGCAATGCGAACAACGTCTTGGTGATCAACGCGGGCGAGATTGTCGAAAGCGGCACACATAACGACCTTTTGGCAGCGAAGAGCGCCTACTACGACCTCTACATGAGCCAGTTCCGGCGCGAAGAAGACATGGCAGCAGTGAACACCAGCACCGAGATGGTCAACAAACGGAACGGGCAGTTAAACCCGCTCACGGCGGGCGGATAAAGACTCTGAGAAGGGACGCCCGACACAGGGCATCCGACAGGGTGTCCGCGTCCCTAGCGCGGGTGGGTTAAACCCACCCGCTAGACTACCCCTCGTGGCGTACCCCCGCCGATTCGGGGGACAACCCCACATCCCCCGTGATCAAGCGTGCCGCCCGATTCCGCGTGAGGTAGCTCCACCCCCACTGCATAAAGACGAGGATGCGGTTTTGGAAGCGCACCAGCGTCATCAGGTGAACAAAGAGCCACACCAGCCAACCGAGAAAGCCCGTGAAGTGGATGACGCGCAAGTCAACCACCGCCGCCGCCCGCCCGATGGTTGCCATCGTCCCTTTGTCGAAATAATGGAAGGGTTTCGCCTCCGATGTCCCCGCCGCCCGCGCTGCGATCACCCCCGCCACATAGCGCCCCTGTTGCTGCGCCACCGGGCAAAGTCCAGGCAAGGGCTTGCCTTCCTTGCCTTTGCAATGCGCCATATCCCCGATTACGAAGATGTTCGGGTACTTTGCTATGGTTAGATCGGGCTGGACAATTACCCGTCCGGCGGGGTCACGCTCTACGCCTGTCGCCCGTTGCAGCGCATCGGCAAGAGGCGTCGCCTTGATTCCCGTTGACCAAATCACGTTGCGGGTGGGGATCATCTCCACCCCTGCTCCCGTTTTCAGCGTCACCGCCGAGGCGGTCACCTCAGTGACCATCGTCCCTACTCGCGGCGTCGCTCCCAATTTTTCCAGGGCGCGGGCGGCGGTTGCCGAAAGCTCCGGCGGGTAGCTCGGCAAGATGCGCTCTCCCCCCTCGGCAAGAAGAACGCGGGCGGTGGCGGGGTCAATCGTCCGAAAGTTCCCTTTCAGCGTGTGGCGGGCAATCTCGGCGATTGCCCCTGCCATTTCCACGCCCGTCGGTCCCCCGCCAACGACGACGAAGGTCAGCCATTTTGCCCGCTCTGCCGCGTCGCTCTCGCGTTCCGCCGCTTCAAAGGCATAAAGAACACGGGCACGAATGCGCGTGGCATCTTCAATTGTTTTCAGACCCGGCGCGTGTGCTTCCCACGATTCATGCCCAAAATAGTGCGGGCGCACCCCCGCCGCCAAGACAAGCGTATCGTAGGGGATTTCTTCCCCATCGGTGAGGATCACGCGGCGGTTGGCAGCATCAATATCGGTCACTTCCCCCAAAATGACCTGCACATTCTTGTTTTTCTTCAGGATAGCACGCAGCGGGGCGGCGATGTTCGCTGGCGAAAGCGCCCCTGTCGCCACCTGATAGAGCAGCGGTTGAAAAAGGTGGAAATTACGCCGGTCAATCAAGGTAATTGCCGCCTTTGCCCGTTGGAGACGTTTTGCCACCTCCAAGCCCCCAAACCCCCCGCCAACAATCACAATTCGCTCAGTTGTCTGCTGTGTTTGCATGGTTCTCCCCTTCTTTTGCTGGTTCTCGCCTCTGCCTCGGCTGCCTGTGGTTGGTGGTGTTCTTCGTCATTTCTTTGACGCATCGCTCATCGTGAAATTTACCACAATATTGTGATAAAAGTCACTAGAAATAGTAATAAAGACTATAGCTACGATTTTAAGCTATGGTTGCGGTGTCTTTTCACGAATAGCCTTGCTGCCTTTCTATCTCTTTCAGGATCATCGGCTATACTTGCTAAGGATAGTGAGATGA
This window encodes:
- a CDS encoding ABC transporter ATP-binding protein, with amino-acid sequence MMGGLDGARRLMERDVIKPKNVGTTIRRFVGYIGKQWVNLIIVVVLIVFAAWTQVTAPDLIGQAIDCYVFVRPQSSGTSACWYAAEDSRAIDARVQADASIPDAQKQDAANSAKIQGLGSIALLLVGLFIAASVVNGAAFYLMARTGQHALAGIRRDLFKHMHELSIGYYAENEAGNLMSRVTSDTDTIQQVLNFALLSVFSGLLLMTWIGIKMLNANVPYALLSLAIVPLMIWATSYFSGQARRAFRKSREVMGSVNADLQESISGVRESQAFNRERENIAQFQRVNAQNRDANVRAASFTAALTPVLEALGYVAIGVVVVVGGLSVLRNEPLLGATTITLGTVFAFVQYVQRFNQPIQQIAILWTNIQSAIAGAERIFNLIDTPAEITDKPNAKPIPEIKGDVVFENVTAEYKQGEPVLRGVSFAAKPGESIAIVGPTGAGKTTIINLIPRFYDVTGGRVTIDGLDVRDVDSESLRSQIGIVLQDSFLFSDTILNNIRYGRLDATDEEVIEAAKLVSADTFIERLPEKYHTVLGERGGGLSQGQRQLISIARAALKNPRILILDEATSSVDTRTEKLIQRALEKLLAGRTAFIIAHRLSTIRNANNVLVINAGEIVESGTHNDLLAAKSAYYDLYMSQFRREEDMAAVNTSTEMVNKRNGQLNPLTAGG
- a CDS encoding NAD(P)/FAD-dependent oxidoreductase, which translates into the protein MQTQQTTERIVIVGGGFGGLEVAKRLQRAKAAITLIDRRNFHLFQPLLYQVATGALSPANIAAPLRAILKKNKNVQVILGEVTDIDAANRRVILTDGEEIPYDTLVLAAGVRPHYFGHESWEAHAPGLKTIEDATRIRARVLYAFEAAERESDAAERAKWLTFVVVGGGPTGVEMAGAIAEIARHTLKGNFRTIDPATARVLLAEGGERILPSYPPELSATAARALEKLGATPRVGTMVTEVTASAVTLKTGAGVEMIPTRNVIWSTGIKATPLADALQRATGVERDPAGRVIVQPDLTIAKYPNIFVIGDMAHCKGKEGKPLPGLCPVAQQQGRYVAGVIAARAAGTSEAKPFHYFDKGTMATIGRAAAVVDLRVIHFTGFLGWLVWLFVHLMTLVRFQNRILVFMQWGWSYLTRNRAARLITGDVGLSPESAGVRHEG
- a CDS encoding MarR family transcriptional regulator yields the protein MTEEELRAIALDVRLLMVISLKMMGRDMDSRLEEYRVPVSGLGIGVIGMLEHYQHCAVNEISRNMLLTSATLIPVLDGLAKNGYISRERDPQDRRRVLVSLTDKGRKLIRIVHDMYTNNALVKTIQAMGGEKCRIFISLLDEFSQHMSEHSDSGEFYHNFQQNHPLKTRLEADKPTTENTGE
- a CDS encoding ABC transporter ATP-binding protein — translated: MQGSMAGMPSRGARGKRPKGKGGLRRAIAYLGRQRRIAFYAYGALVVATLAQLVVPQLVQNMTDTITRGSTANTILGLPSLAQGIAANAAGTTIDQLKLDAANAPNFLITAALIVVIFAAVRGIFSFIQSFMGERTSQGIAFDLRNEIFSKIQTLSFSYYDRNQTGQLMIRATDDVEKVRLFIAQGLVLAAQSILLLVATLIILFVTNWRLTLSILWILPVAFVLFGIFGAVSTPLFVQVQMRISNLNTILQENLAGIKIVKAFAREKYEQKRFNVSVESVMRQQLKVSRTFSFLFPLVFLLAQIGQAVIIHSGGIQIISGTLTIGGYLSFSLYLAYIFFPVGQLGFIISLMAQASASADRIFEILDAKSDVTDKPNASELPQIKGDVTFKNVTFRYFSSSEAVLGGVSFEAKAGQTIALLGATGSGKTTIINLIPRFYDATEGQVLIDGYDVRDVVLETLREQIGIVLQETNLFSGTIRDNIAFGRPNATLDEVTAAAKAAAAHDFIMGFPEGYDTPVGERGATLSGGQKQRIAIARALLLNPRLLILDDSTSSVDMVTEYKIQKALDNLMKGRTSFVIAQRISTVLNADLILVLDKGKVVASGKHEDLMETSELYADIYQSQLVGDAEVDEAALEAATLAQGEGK
- a CDS encoding Ig-like domain-containing protein; this encodes MHPFFRKLILVVIVVGLILPATLTARSEGETNAPRIINTYPARREVVGPDATIEITFDQVMDKRSVEAAFYTIPTLEGALTWKDDSTLQFDPTGALQRGAEYTVRIDAAAQSAAGVALGDTAAFTFQVAPNLSVSQVIPSPKATEVEAEATITVVFDRPVVPLVTTGDQKNLPQPLTFSPAVTGKGEWLGTAIYTFTPDPAFAGGTEYTVTVSGDLKDVDGSPMTEGYSWTFRTVRPQILSIYPYGGEIVALDREIQVSFNQPMNRDSVRSAFTLRNAQTGVDVAGALRFESNDSVIVFKPSSLLSLETPYQITVTGVAKSASGEATLTNPRTENFSTYPYPKVRDVSPRPFDQVYPGSGAAIYFNTPMDRESFAGKITIDPPTEFTLSPSYDSLYINFAAAASTRYTITLAPGAKDLYGNTINESFIFGFTTQDYLPYMRLALRDQINLTSAYKSLTRILTSSVNVDQIDLKLAMLTPAELVAIGDSYRGVNLSNYTPPRLTRQWTFKTGTEKNKPASYSIPLAENEDALPAGIYYLEANSPQFARFLQSPIQQPSKTILVVATANLVTKMDVYGNTTTFVTDLKTGLPLPNVTVQLYYNAGGQVAGTGTTDETGIARIKAPTTPNDYRFYWVVATGGDVFSISNTGWSGDAEAWNFEQPADYSLRKSNIYLYTDQPIYRPGRPVYYRGIVRGQDDVTYTVPAGEKITLTINDPNGNEVNRKDVILNEYGAFSGQFDLLPQGEAPLGYYSIQVYWKGNEYGYLSFQVAEFRPPEFLVTAAADKTEYVAGETIKVTVDAKFLFGGAVSGGALTWNAIANSTFFGYRGRGLFDFGDPYGRGWVYQRNVGSGSGTLDGNGQFVIELPADLAGDTAAQSFTIEANAYDVSGQTVSGRTTVTVHPALLYLGIQPKKYLGEAGSPFEMTITSVGWQSEPFPNQPITVTISERRWTQDPKTLSWKQEIIPVSETALTTDGEGKVDYTFTPANAGVFEIAVTSRDARERLAKTTISVWVSGPNPIATDENDKKITLIADRKSEYKPGETAEILIPSPFAGKVTALVTVERLTIRRSEVIQFEGSYTYKLTLDESDAPNIFVAVTLIKGSGDDPTGVPAIRFGLTNLKVEVQKQLNITLTPSVAQAAPRDEVSFDVLVTTLNGEPTAAEVGLSLSDVATLSVGLPNSAPIFENFWYTRALGITTSHALTILIDGINLKTELEDFRAAREVNLAGTASPMLEMAGGGGAADGIAQPAPGAPGRDESEKGRVGESDAASATPRTDFVDTPLWVASLIVGADGRGSVSVTLPDNLTTWRLDARAISLESAVGDAQVEIISTKPLLVRPATPRFFTVGDETELAMVVNNNTGEERTIQVNLLAAGVTLRAAADQTITIPANGRARVLWLATVNDVANVDLTFSAVSGEFSDASKPAVGIGAERLLPVFKYEAPDYVATAGVLRTPGERTEGILLPPTELAPSGMLTVKVNPSLAATTLDGLDYLKYYPYYCVEQTVSRFLPNIITYRALQKVGLDTPELRANLETAVLAALARLKQEQKGDGGWGWYPLEESNPLTTAYALLGLLEARDADFAVEPEMIARAVGFLLSKAEYATDKTATWQMNRQAFMQYVLARAKNANIGVLDTLLARRERMSLDARAYLALAYATLNRTDAAATLLSDLQTAAIASATGIHWEEESRDYWNWGSNTRTTALALLALVKLTPESDLVPNVVRWLMVARRGDAWESTQETAWAVMALVDYMVASGELKADYTYTVNLNGTEIGAGVGNADTLRETKTLTVNVAEMLRDQVNRLTFDHAAGDGSLYYTAALKVNQPVEAIKPTNRGLSFTRAYYLNGERVTEAKVGETIKVVLEITASQDLYYVVINDPIPAGTEGVDRNLQTTSQIGERPELSRSDVEFYGWGWWYFSSTQIRTEKVVLSAQYLPRGNYRFVYEIQATTPGTYRVIPPNGNEFYFPEVFGRGAGSTFTVHGE